A stretch of the Arachis stenosperma cultivar V10309 chromosome 6, arast.V10309.gnm1.PFL2, whole genome shotgun sequence genome encodes the following:
- the LOC130935464 gene encoding pentatricopeptide repeat-containing protein At1g79490, mitochondrial-like: MIRHRRLLSSTTNLCKLTHNFSVPRSFISPVPFKQKLISFTSITAFTSVRRIAGFCRDLNFVEQLSSIRCYCHNGGGHKEWTEEIEYLDESGSILYKGKGIRSVEPGIDDHVMVGEVKKPFVNAAAVAKIVEVGKRWKWGPELETQLGKLQFVPNMTHIVQSLKITSDSDACLSLFRWAKRQPWYSSSDECYVILFDSLNQRRDFDGIQSLFDEMVGDSTSTGASLSVSCNRVIQYLANAEKLEVSFCCFKKIQEAGGEIDTETYNSLITLFLGKGLPYKAFEIYESMEKASCSLNNSTYELMIPNLAKSGRLDAAFKLFQEMKGRGFRPGLSIFLSLVDSMGKAGRLDSAMKAYTEMRGYGYKPPPTIFVSLIESYVKSGKLETALKLWDEMKKRGYRPNFGLYTLIIESHAKSGKLDIALSAFSDMEKAGFLPTPSTYTCLLEMHAASGQIDHAMRLYTSMTNAGLRPPLSTYTVLLTLLANKKLVDVAAKILLEMKAMGYLVDVTASDVLMVYIKEGSVDLALRWLRFMGSSGIRTNNFIIRQLFESCMKNGLYESAKPLLETYVNSAAKVDLILYTSILAYLVRCQEEQNERHLMSILSATKHKAHVFMCGLFCGPEQRGQPVLSFVREFFQSIDYELEEGAARYFVNVLLNYLVLMGQTNRARCVWKVAYENKLFPKAIVFDQHIAWSLDVRNLSVGAALIAVVHTLHRFRKRMLYYGIVPRRIKLVTGPTLKIVIAQMLSSVESPFEVSKVVLRATGDSVMEWFKKPIVQQFLLNEIPSRADILMHRLNILFPSSAPEIRSLSPPKPLISGREYKQSS; the protein is encoded by the coding sequence TGAGCAGCTTAGTTCAATCAGATGCTACTGCCATAATGGTGGTGGGCATAAGGAATGGACTGAGGAAATTGAGTACTTGGATGAATCGGGTAGTATCCTTTACAAGGGGAAGGGTATAAGGTCCGTGGAGCCTGGGATTGATGATCATGTGATGGTGGGTGAGGTCAAGAAGCCCTTTGTAAATGCTGCGGCTGTGGCGAAAATAGTTGAGGTTGGGAAGAGGTGGAAATGGGGGCCAGAGTTGGAGACACAATTGGGCAAGCTCCAGTTTGTGCCTAACATGACTCACATTGTTCAATCCTTGAAGATCACTAGTGATAGTGATGCATGTTTGAGTTTGTTTAGGTGGGCGAAGCGGCAACCTTGGTATTCATCTAGTGATGAGTGTTATGTTATCTTGTTTGATTCTCTTAACCAGCGTAGGGACTTTGATGGAATACAATCATTGTTTGATGAGATGGTTGGTGATTCTACCAGTACTGGAGCTTCCTTGTCTGTTTCATGTAATCGGGTGATTCAATATTTGGCCAATGCTGAGAAGTTGGAGGTCTCATTTTGCTGCTTTAAGAAGATACAGGAGGCCGGTGGTGAGATTGATACCGAAACATACAATTCCCTTATTACTTTGTTTTTGGGTAAAGGTTTGCCTTATAAGGCATTTGAGATATACGAGAGCATGGAAAAGGCCAGTTGTTCATTGAATAATTCAACTTACGAATTGATGATCCCAAACTTGGCAAAGTCAGGCCGTCTGGATGCTGCTTTCAAACTCTTCCAAGAAATGAAAGGAAGAGGTTTCCGGCCAGGCCTAAGCATCTTTTTGTCACTTGTTGATTCAATGGGGAAGGCTGGGAGATTAGACAGTGCAATGAAGGCTTACACAGAGATGCGAGGTTATGGGTACAAGCCACCACCTACTATATTTGTTTCTCTAATTGAATCTTATGTGAAGTCTGGAAAGTTAGAAACTGCTCTTAAGCTTTGGGATGAGATGAAGAAAAGAGGGTACAGGCCTAACTTTGGGTTATACACTTTGATCATTGAATCCCATGCGAAATCAGGGAAGCTTGACATTGCTCTGTCTGCATTTTCAGACATGGAAAAAGCGGGCTTTCTGCCGACTCCATCTACATATACTTGTCTATTGGAAATGCATGCTGCGTCTGGACAAATAGATCATGCAATGAGGCTGTACACTTCAATGACAAATGCTGGTTTGAGGCCTCCTCTGAGCACATACACTGTTCTTTTGACTCTACTTGCTAATAAGAAGCTGGTGGATGTGGCTGCCAAAATCCTACTTGAAATGAAGGCCATGGGATATTTAGTGGATGTCACAGCTAGTGATGTTTTGATGGTTTATATCAAGGAAGGCTCAGTTGATCTTGCTTTGAGGTGGCTGCGTTTCATGGGCTCATCCGGGATTAGAACCAATAATTTTATAATCAGGCAATTGTTCGAGTCGTGCATGAAGAATGGATTATATGAATCAGCCAAGCCTCTTCTTGAAACGTATGTAAACTCAGCTGCAAAAGTTGACTTGATACTCTACACGTCCATTCTAGCTTATCTAGTTAGGTGTCAGGAAGAGCAGAATGAGAGACACTTGATGTCTATCCTTAGCGCTACGAAGCATAAGGCGCATGTTTTCATGTGCGGACTTTTCTGTGGCCCAGAGCAGAGGGGACAACCGGTGTTATCTTTTGTCAGGGAATTCTTTCAAAGTATTGATTATGAATTGGAGGAAGGCGCAGCAAGGTACTTTGTGAATGTTCTTCTCAATTACCTAGTTCTAATGGGGCAGACAAACCGAGCTCGATGTGTTTGGAAGGTTGCATATGAGAACAAGCTTTTCCCAAAGGCTATAGTTTTTGATCAGCACATCGCCTGGTCCCTTGATGTTAGAAACTTGTCTGTTGGAGCAGCTCTTATAGCAGTAGTGCACACTCTTCACAGGTTTAGGAAGCGCATGCTCTATTACGGTATTGTACCAAGACGGATTAAGCTGGTGACAGGGCCCACTTTAAAGATCGTGATTGCGCAGATGTTGAGCTCTGTAGAGTCTCCATTTGAGGTCAGTAAGGTGGTTCTTAGGGCCACAGGAGATTCAGTCATGGAGTGGTTTAAGAAACCGATAGTTCAGCAGTTTCTTCTGAATGAAATTCCATCTAGGGCTGATATCCTGATGCACAGGCTTAACATACTTTTTCCCAGTTCAGCACCTGAAATTAGGTCTTTATCCCCACCTAAACCTCTCATTTCTGGCAGGGAGTATAAGCAATCTTCGTAG